Below is a genomic region from Astatotilapia calliptera chromosome 13, fAstCal1.2, whole genome shotgun sequence.
acagcctaAATACTAGATTCTAGCCTCAAAGCTTTTGTTGGTGGTTTCTGAATTCCGCCTTCAGCCTGACAGCCACACCTAGTATGACATCACTCCTCTGACACTGGTTCAGTTTGGCACTGAAAGTCACCGCTGATGAAAATCCCTGAAACCTACAAGCAGCTCACTCACCGAGGCGTGTGCAGATCTGCTCCCTCAAAGAGAAATAAGTTATTTTTAACTAGCCTCGAGATTTTACTGGCAACATCCCGCAGCTACTTGGGATATAAAAGTGCCATGTCAGCTTGTTTGGCTGGCTTACAGTGAGTCACAGTCAGGCAGTAGGACacagctcagtgtgtgtgtgtgtgtgtgtgtgtgtgagtgagagagagagagagagagagagagagagcgagagaaagcccttcagtgtgtgagagagacagaggcagCTCAACAAAGAGCTCATAGTGTCTTTTCACCGCAGAGGCTACAATGTAACGTCAGATTGCAACATTTCACTACTAGCTCAGCAACTTTCTTCACATGAACAAAAATGTTCAACTTAGAGCAAACACGTCACAGGAAGTCCACTTTATTATAACCAATGATCGTCTCACTTACCAAACATCCACTGTCACTGCGCTGCTACAAGGTGCGGATGAGCCGTCTGTTTACTCCACCGCTCATAGGAGTATTTCACAGCCAACATGCTTCGGACTACTAAGCAACAACAAACAGGAAGAGGCAACagcaaacaaaaagcagccaagaGGAGCAGGATGCTTCCTGCGAGACTTCAGCTCAAAGGACACTGACATCTGCTGGTTACACTTGGAAAGCCTGGGATTTCTATAATCCGTCAACTTTGACTGTTTTATTGTGGTTTTCGTTCTTAAAACAGTATTGTCATTCTTGCCTTGGCATTCATTTCCCCCCCTTTATAACATTCAAACTTTTTTATATGAGGTTATGTTATACATCAATATCTCATGCATGAACTTAAGCTATGTATAAGTGAAGAGTGTGCTATCGTTTTAGCAACAAATCATTGATGAAATGAGCtgttttcattgtcattttgGGGCATTGAATATTAGTGTCAAGACGACTGCGGCAGTAAATCTTGTTACTCTTTTAGCCGTGAAAGCATCATTGTGTAGAGGAAAGTAGGAAGAAAAGTTAATACAAACTAAACctataatgttaaaaacatgtGCCATCATTCACTAAGCAAATGCTTATTAGAGATTACaataaaactgcatttatgTATGCAGACATGGTACCTACtaaagcatcagaatggggaataAGGGTGATTTAAAAGTCTCTAAATGTGGCATTGTTGCTGgtctggtctgagtatttcagaaatggCTGACTTACTGGGATTTTCTTGCATAACTGTCTTTAAGGTTTACATAGAATGGcccaaaaaacagaaactattCAGTGAATGGCAGATCTCAGAGTGAAAATGCCTCTGGACTAACTGCTTTAAGCTGCTGGGAATTCTCATTATGaccaagatatgcagaagagcatggaTAACACACGATAACACACCtttcttgaacataacaatgagttTATTGTACTCAAATGGTCTCCTTGGTCTCTCAACAGATAATTATATTCTcaacataaatgtttttaaatagttttttctATCACGTTTAAGTAGATCTCATGTCATATACCTTTCCTACAGATTGTACCGTTGAGTCTGCCATAACTGGAAAGCAAGCTTGAGAGGTTGACTGAGAACCAGTGCCAATGAGCCACCTGTTTTTGACAGTCAGAGGCTGAGTGAGGTGGAACTGCTGCTGAAAGAGAGTCAAGGCGAAGGCAGCAGAGTGCAGCTTGGTTTCATTTTGGTAAAGAACAAAGCAGACCGTCTGccattgtaaaaactttgcaatgACAGACAGAAAGTCCTCCTCAGGTGCTGCCACAGGGATGATATGTGATATACAAGATTTggagccaaaacaggagaagtgTGTGGCAGGGGGATCAGAGAGAAAGTGGGAGATCCCATCTCTCCAGGATCTGGAGGAggttttacactcagctccacGCTCCTGTCGACATGGAGACGAGGTGTGGCCGAATCTGTTTCTGGGAGACATGTGAGTATCGTGAGCTGGATTTAAATTCAACGTATGCACATCTGGATTGTATTCATGTGTTACATCTGCTGTTTGTGTCAGGTTTATGTCTCATGACAAGTTTGGGCTCTACCAGCTAGGGATCACTCATGTGCTGAATGCCTCACATGGTAAACTCTGCTGTAAAGGTAGTGATGATTTCTATGGAACCACAGTGAAATATTACGGAGTCCCTGCCAACGACCTCCCCACATTTGACCTCTCGCCATATTTCTACCCCGCAGCTGAGTTCATTCACCAGGGTTTGACATCAGGAGGTACTGC
It encodes:
- the LOC113034547 gene encoding dual specificity protein phosphatase 13-like isoform X2, translated to MTDRKSSSGAATGMICDIQDLEPKQEKCVAGGSERKWEIPSLQDLEEVLHSAPRSCRHGDEVWPNLFLGDMFMSHDKFGLYQLGITHVLNASHGKLCCKAEFIHQGLTSGGKVFVHCAVGVSRSAALVLAYLMIHHHLSLLSSIRCVQQKRWIFPNRGFLRQLIDLDQKLQDDGLNEPDGIRASS
- the LOC113034547 gene encoding dual specificity protein phosphatase 13-like isoform X1 codes for the protein MTDRKSSSGAATGMICDIQDLEPKQEKCVAGGSERKWEIPSLQDLEEVLHSAPRSCRHGDEVWPNLFLGDMFMSHDKFGLYQLGITHVLNASHGKLCCKGSDDFYGTTVKYYGVPANDLPTFDLSPYFYPAAEFIHQGLTSGGKVFVHCAVGVSRSAALVLAYLMIHHHLSLLSSIRCVQQKRWIFPNRGFLRQLIDLDQKLQDDGLNEPDGIRASS